Proteins encoded in a region of the Eretmochelys imbricata isolate rEreImb1 chromosome 10, rEreImb1.hap1, whole genome shotgun sequence genome:
- the CHRNA3 gene encoding neuronal acetylcholine receptor subunit alpha-3 — translation MTVIHNAMESTFALFLAAAAAFFFFKGCSCSEVEHRLFAALFANYSQFIRPVENVSDPAIIQFEVSMSQLVKVDEVNQIMETKLWLKHIWNDYKLKWNPEEYGGVEFIRVPADRIWKPDIVLYNNAVGNFQVDDKTKAFLKYTGEVTWIPPAIFKSSCKIDVTYFPFDYQNCTMKFGSWSYDKVKIDLVLIGSTMNLQDYWESGEWVIIKAPGYKHDIKYNCCEEVYPDITYSLYIRRLPLFYTINMIIPCLLISFLTVLVFYLPSDCGEKVTLCISVLLSLTVFLLVITETIPSTSLVIPLIGEYLLFTMIFVTLSIVITVFVLNVHYRTPKTHTMPEWVKTVFLNLLPKIMFMTRPARDREKNQKPKPLYSAELSDLNCFSSSETKCCKDGFICQDITCSCCWCQRIKFSDFSGNLTRSTSYESVDAPLSFSVLSPEMRDAIESVKYIAENMKMQNEAKEIQDDWKYVAMVIDRIFLWVFILVCILGTAGLFLQPLMAGDEM, via the exons ATGACAGTAATTCACAACGCCATGGAGAGCACATTCGCTCTATttctagctgctgctgctgccttctttttctttaaag GTTGCAGTTGTTCAGAAGTGGAGCACAGACTGTTTGCAGCCTTGTTTGCAAACTACAGTCAGTTTATCAGACCAGTGGAGAATGTGTCAGACCCTGCCATCATTCAGTTTGAGGTATCCATGTCACAGCTGGTGAAGGTG GATGAAGTGAACCAGATAATGGAGACCAAGTTGTGGCTGAAACAT ATCTGGAATGATTACAAACTTAAGTGGAATCCAGAGGAATATGGAGGTGTTGAGTTTATTCGAGTTCCAGCTGATAGGATCTGGAAGCCAGACATTGTCTTATATAACAA tgcagttGGGAACTTCCAAGTTGATGACAAGACAAAGGCCTTTTTGAAATACACAGGAGAAGTGACCTGGATACCTccagctatttttaaaagttcatgtAAAATAGATGTGACCTACTTTCCATTTGACTATCAAAACTGCACCATGAAGTTTGGTTCCTGGTCTTATGATAAAGTTAAAATTGACTTAGTTTTAATTGGCTCTACAATGAACCTCCAAGACTACTGGGAGAGTGGAGAATGGGTTATTATTAAAGCTCCTGGATATAAACATGACATTAAGTACAACTGTTGTGAAGAGGTATATCCAGATATCACCTATTCTCTTTATATTAGGCGCCTGCCTTTATTTTATACTATCAACATGATTATCCCATGTCTGTTGATTTCTTTCTTAACTGTTTTGGTGTTCTACTTGCCTTCAGACTGTGGTGAGAAGGTGACACTATGCATATCAGTCCTTTTATCCTTAACTGTATTTCTCCTAGTGATCACAGAGACCATCCCCTCTACCTCTTTGGTGATCCCACTTATTGGAGAATACCTCCTCTTCACCATGATATTTGTAACTCTTTCCATTGTCATTACTGTGTTTGTACTTAATGTGCACTATAGAACACCCAAGACACACACAATGCCTGAGTGGGTGAAGACCGTTTTCTTGAACTTACTTCCCAAGATCATGTTTATGACCAGGCCTGCCCGTGATAGAGAGAAGAATCAGAAGCCAaagccactttacagtgctgagcTCTCAGACTTAAATTGCTTCAGCAGCTCTGAAACCAAATGCTGCAAAGATGGCTTCATATGTCAAGATATAACATGCAGCTGTTGTTGGTGTCAACGAATAAAGttttctgacttcagtggcaatCTTACAAGGAGTACAAGCTATGAATCGGTAGATGCTCCACTTTCGTTTTCAGTTTTGTCACCAGAAATGAGAGATGCAATTGAAAGTGTCAAATATATTGCAGAGaatatgaaaatgcagaatgaAGCCAAAGAG ATTCAGGATGATTGGAAGTATGTTGCCATGGTAATTGATCGCATTTTTCTGTGGGTTTTTATTCTGGTATGTATTCTAGGAACAGCGGGATTGTTTTTACAACCATTGATGGCTGGAGATGAAATGTAG